Proteins encoded by one window of Lathyrus oleraceus cultivar Zhongwan6 chromosome 1, CAAS_Psat_ZW6_1.0, whole genome shotgun sequence:
- the LOC127123929 gene encoding plant UBX domain-containing protein 1 produces the protein MVVDPSFPQPSKRRRINHFYSMATIREMSERFGREIRVFETFSLSPTQNDAANKEEETDEFYEFTAADYYKLLGTKKEDKYLKTRKLREADEAARRSKITKAVIRVRFPDNHTLEATFHPSETIQSLIDLLNKVIAQPEKPFYLYTTPPKKLIKDFSQDFYTVGFCPGAIVYFSYDVSKGNSSEDGPYLLEEVMSLKGAIDQGEPSEPLQSEPVSAEPVAQAPAVEERKPAEKKIVKPKWLKM, from the exons ATGGTAGTGGATCCTTCTTTTCCTCAACCATCCAAAAGAAGAAGAATCAACCACTTTTATTCCATG GCAACAATTAGAGAGATGAGTGAAAGATTTGGACGAGAGATTCGTGTTTTTGAAACATTTTCACTTTCTCCAACACAAAATGATGCAGCAAACAAAG AAGAGGAGACCGACGAGTTCTACGAGTTCACTGCTGCAGATTATTACAAACTCTTGGGTACTAAAAAAGAAG ATAAATATCTAAAGACTCGAAAACTCCGAGAAGCAGATGAGGCAGCTCGCAGGTCAAAAATAACAAAG GCTGTGATTAGAGTTCGCTTCCCGGATAATCATACATTGGAAGCTACCTTTCATCCCTCAGAAACCATCCAAAGTTTAATCGATCTCCTCAACAAAGTGATTGCACAACCAGAGAAGCCCTTTTATTTAT ATACTACTCCACCGAAGAAGCTGATCAAAGACTTTTCTCAGGATTTCTATACTGTCGGATTTTGTCCTGGTGCCATTGTGTACTTTTCGTATGATGTTTCAAAAG GAAATAGCAGCGAAGACGGCCCTTACCTACTAGAAGAAGTGATGTCTTTGAAAGGTGCTATAGATCAAGGTGAGCCGTCAGAGCCATTACAGTCTGAACCGGTGTCTGCTGAGCCTGTTGCACAAGCTCCTGCCGTTGAAGAACGAAAACCGGCCGAGAAAAAGATTGTTAAGCCAAAGTGGTTGAAAATGTGA